Within Dysosmobacter sp. Marseille-Q4140, the genomic segment AGAAAAATACGGTACATGGCGCCGCCTCCTTTCCCGAAAAGGGTAACATTCCGGCGGGGGAATGTCAATTCCCCGCCGGGCTGCCCCGTCAAATTGGTTGACAGCCGTAGTCCCCCGTGTTAGAATTGGATTACAAAAGTAAGCCAAAAGGAGGCGAGATGCATGGACAAGGCGTCTGTGACCCTCAGCGCCAGCGAGTGGCGGGTGATGGAGGCGCTGTGGACCGGCCCCAAGACCCTGATGGAGCTGGTGCGGGAGCTGGGTGTCTCCGCCGGCTGGGCCAAGAGCACCGTCACCACCATGGTCCGGCGGATGGAGGAAAAGGGCCTGATCGCCTATGAGCAGTCCGGCCGGGCCAAGGTGTTCCGCCCCGCCGTCAGCCGGGAGGCAGTGGCGGCGGCGGAGACGGACTCCCTGCTGAGCCGGGCCTACCACGGCAGCGTGGGACTGCTGGTCAACGCCCTGGCAGAGCGGGAGAGCTTGAGCCAGGCGGACATCGACGAGCTGTACGCCGTGCTGCGCAGAGCGGAGGAGGGACGGTCATGAGAGAGATCCTTCTTACCTCCAGCCTGCTGATCCTGGTGCTGATCGCCCTGCGGTA encodes:
- a CDS encoding BlaI/MecI/CopY family transcriptional regulator encodes the protein MDKASVTLSASEWRVMEALWTGPKTLMELVRELGVSAGWAKSTVTTMVRRMEEKGLIAYEQSGRAKVFRPAVSREAVAAAETDSLLSRAYHGSVGLLVNALAERESLSQADIDELYAVLRRAEEGRS